A section of the Pseudomonas sp. FP453 genome encodes:
- a CDS encoding ABC transporter permease: protein MNMLPSIIKRQLSRYLCTPATYLNIAVFLILSTTLGLHSSQLLEQNSTDLQDFFQLHPWLYLLLIPALSTQLWADEHETGLRDLLITLPVTNAELIMGKFFAAWILTAITLALTLPIVVMVNMLGSADNSVIATQYLASWLLAGSYLSIGCLICALSRHHLIIFILTLSILLVISGLSSVLDALEHQAPIWVIDNVASLSPLSRFTQIDHGVIVLRDCLYFISVIVASIAATTVILNYKNS from the coding sequence TTGAATATGCTGCCATCTATTATCAAGCGCCAACTTTCCCGCTACCTCTGCACTCCCGCAACCTACCTGAACATCGCAGTATTTCTGATACTGTCAACTACCCTTGGATTACACAGCAGCCAGTTACTGGAGCAAAACAGCACTGACCTGCAAGACTTTTTTCAACTACACCCCTGGTTGTACCTGCTACTAATTCCCGCACTCTCCACCCAACTATGGGCCGATGAACATGAAACGGGTCTTCGTGATTTGCTCATCACGCTACCGGTGACAAACGCGGAACTGATCATGGGTAAATTCTTCGCAGCCTGGATCTTAACTGCAATCACGCTGGCATTGACACTGCCCATTGTAGTGATGGTCAATATGTTAGGCAGCGCAGACAACAGCGTGATCGCCACGCAGTATCTGGCCAGCTGGTTGCTCGCTGGAAGTTATCTTTCCATCGGCTGTCTTATATGCGCCCTTAGCCGTCATCATCTGATTATATTCATACTAACCTTGAGCATTTTGCTGGTGATCAGCGGGCTGTCCAGCGTACTTGACGCACTTGAACACCAGGCCCCGATCTGGGTAATCGACAACGTGGCGTCCTTAAGCCCACTGTCACGTTTCACTCAGATTGATCACGGCGTCATTGTTCTTCGAGACTGTCTTTACTTTATCAGCGTCATAGTGGCCTCAATCGCTGCGACGACCGTCATTCTCAACTACAAAAACAGCTGA
- a CDS encoding ABC transporter ATP-binding protein, with protein MIEISNLTKQLGKQHVISDLSLVAQGQECIGLFGHGGAGKTTLLKLMAGLLKPSSGHVSILGFNTRTHRLQVAQAMGYQPEPGINHSTMPVAGFLNLIATFRRFCGAEKRKRIDRITMQLELSAVLNEPLNALPMGLQRKVALAQAILHDPGVLLLDEPTEGLSPYQQCKIRALIQSLAEEMTVIVATRDCDALSGICTRALVIGGGRLLADTSMPELQRSSRYYRAVTLAADTPLDLLALAVLPGVAGIEEDRRSPGTVTVLAMPGHTIYPPICALIAKRGWQITALNLEPGRLNDVVHHLSQEASI; from the coding sequence ATGATCGAGATAAGTAACCTGACCAAACAACTGGGTAAACAACATGTTATCAGCGATCTTTCATTGGTGGCCCAGGGCCAAGAATGCATTGGCTTGTTCGGGCATGGGGGCGCGGGTAAAACGACACTCCTGAAGCTGATGGCTGGCCTGCTCAAACCCTCTTCCGGGCACGTGAGCATCCTTGGTTTCAATACCCGGACCCATCGGCTTCAAGTAGCCCAGGCCATGGGCTACCAGCCCGAACCCGGCATCAACCATTCGACGATGCCTGTCGCAGGCTTCCTCAACCTTATCGCCACTTTCCGCAGGTTCTGCGGCGCCGAAAAACGCAAACGCATTGACCGGATCACCATGCAGCTGGAGCTGTCGGCCGTTCTCAACGAACCGCTCAACGCACTCCCCATGGGCTTGCAACGCAAGGTTGCGCTGGCGCAGGCCATCTTGCATGACCCCGGCGTGCTGTTGCTCGATGAGCCGACCGAGGGCCTGTCACCGTATCAACAATGCAAAATCCGCGCGCTCATCCAGTCGTTGGCCGAAGAGATGACAGTGATCGTTGCCACGCGGGATTGCGATGCGTTGTCGGGTATCTGCACCCGCGCCCTGGTCATCGGCGGGGGCCGCCTGCTGGCAGACACCTCCATGCCGGAACTCCAGCGCAGCTCTCGGTACTACAGGGCAGTCACCCTGGCAGCGGATACGCCGCTGGACCTGCTGGCATTGGCCGTACTTCCGGGGGTTGCCGGCATCGAAGAAGATCGCCGCAGCCCCGGCACCGTCACCGTTCTCGCCATGCCGGGCCACACCATCTACCCCCCGATCTGCGCCCTGATTGCCAAACGCGGCTGGCAGATAACCGCGCTTAACCTGGAGCCTGGTCGCCTGAACGACGTCGTCCACCACTTAAGCCAAGAGGCGTCCATTTGA
- the greB gene encoding transcription elongation factor GreB, which produces MSTKLITKEGHEALKKELDYLWREKRPDTTRKVTWAASLGDRSENADYQYNKKLLREIDRRVRYLRKRLEDMRVVEYMPEQEGRVFFGAWVDIENEQGETKRFRIVGYDEIYDRMDYISIDSPMARALLRKEVDDEAMVQTPSGEACWWITAIEYVK; this is translated from the coding sequence TTGAGCACCAAGCTGATTACCAAAGAAGGTCATGAAGCGCTGAAAAAAGAGTTGGATTACCTGTGGCGGGAAAAGCGCCCGGACACCACGCGCAAAGTGACATGGGCGGCGTCCCTGGGGGATCGCAGCGAGAACGCGGATTACCAGTACAACAAGAAGCTGCTGCGTGAGATCGACCGTCGCGTGCGCTACCTGCGCAAACGCCTGGAAGATATGCGGGTGGTGGAGTACATGCCGGAGCAGGAAGGGCGGGTATTTTTTGGCGCCTGGGTCGATATTGAAAACGAGCAAGGCGAGACCAAGCGTTTTCGCATCGTGGGCTATGACGAGATCTATGACCGGATGGATTACATCTCCATCGACTCACCCATGGCCAGGGCGCTGCTGCGCAAGGAAGTCGACGATGAGGCCATGGTGCAGACGCCTAGTGGCGAAGCCTGCTGGTGGATTACCGCGATCGAGTATGTGAAGTAG
- a CDS encoding ABC transporter permease codes for MARLPLLRLFSLAMRQLLRDARAGELRVLFFALLVAVSASTAIGYFGARLNGAMLLRATEFLGADLVLEGSSPARPEQIRSGTELGLDHARIVEFSSVIATDNGIQLSSIKAVNEQYPLRGELKSAAEPFAEETPGGGPKPGEAWVEARLLTALSLKVGDSIDVGMKTLRLARILTYEPDRAGNFYSLTPRVMINLADLDATGVVQPGSRVSYRELWRAPPDSTTLQTYRDLIKPGLAANQRLQDSRDGNQQIGGALGKAERYLNMASLVAVLLAGVAVALSANRFASRRFDASALLRCLGLSRRETMLLFSLQLSVLGLLASLTGALLGWLAQFGLFYFLHDLLPADVPPGGLLPAVAGIGTGLVALAGFALPPLAALGRVPPLRVLRRDLLPIASSTWMVYGAALFALGLIMWRLSLDLVLTFALLGGGVIAALILGGLLLLLLQSLRKLLARASLPWRLGLGQLLRHPLAAAGQSLAFGLILLSMGLIALLRGELLDTWQNQLPKDAPNYFALNILPADTDAFSARLLALQAQSAPLYPVVPGRLISINGEAVQAIVSKDSSGDRAVQRDLSLTWAADLPPGNVLTSGAWWSSQPTDEIPGVSVEAKVAESLKLKLNDHLVFTVAGENREARVTSLRTINWDNFQPNFFMIFQPGTLKDLPATYLTSFYLAPGHDQQIVDLSRAFPAVTILQVEALLEQLRSILAQVTLAVEYVLLFVLAAGMAVLFSGLQATLDERIRQGALLRALGAERKLLIKARRIEFGLLGAVSGLLAALGTELVTLVLYRYAFDLAWHPHPWLLLLPVLGAGLIGAAGVFGTRRALNASPLTVLREG; via the coding sequence ATGGCACGTTTGCCCCTATTGCGTCTGTTCAGCCTGGCCATGCGCCAACTCCTGCGCGATGCCCGCGCCGGTGAGTTGCGCGTGTTGTTCTTCGCCCTGCTGGTGGCGGTGTCCGCCAGCACCGCCATCGGCTACTTCGGTGCGCGCCTCAACGGCGCCATGCTGTTGCGCGCCACCGAGTTCCTGGGGGCCGACCTGGTGCTCGAAGGCAGCTCGCCAGCGCGTCCCGAACAAATCAGATCCGGCACCGAGCTGGGCCTGGACCATGCGCGCATTGTCGAATTTTCCAGCGTTATCGCCACCGACAACGGCATCCAGCTCTCCAGTATCAAGGCGGTCAACGAGCAGTACCCACTGCGCGGCGAACTGAAAAGCGCGGCCGAGCCCTTCGCCGAGGAAACTCCAGGGGGCGGCCCGAAACCCGGCGAAGCCTGGGTGGAGGCGCGCCTGCTCACAGCGCTGAGCCTGAAGGTCGGCGACAGCATCGATGTGGGCATGAAGACCCTGCGCCTGGCCCGCATCCTGACCTATGAACCCGACCGCGCCGGCAACTTCTACAGCCTCACGCCCCGGGTGATGATCAACCTGGCCGACCTGGACGCCACCGGCGTGGTCCAGCCCGGCAGCCGCGTCAGCTACCGCGAACTGTGGCGCGCGCCGCCCGACAGCACGACCCTGCAAACCTATCGCGACCTGATCAAGCCGGGGCTCGCCGCCAACCAGCGCCTGCAGGACTCGCGGGACGGCAACCAGCAGATCGGCGGCGCCCTGGGCAAGGCCGAACGCTACCTGAACATGGCCAGCCTGGTCGCCGTGCTGCTGGCCGGCGTGGCCGTGGCGCTGTCGGCCAACCGCTTCGCCAGCCGCCGTTTCGACGCCAGCGCACTGCTGCGCTGCCTCGGCTTGTCGCGCCGCGAAACCATGCTGCTGTTCAGCCTGCAATTGAGCGTGCTTGGCCTGCTGGCCAGCCTGACCGGCGCCCTGCTCGGCTGGCTGGCGCAATTTGGCCTGTTCTACTTCCTGCATGACCTGCTGCCGGCCGACGTGCCCCCCGGCGGGCTGTTGCCGGCGGTCGCCGGGATCGGCACCGGGCTGGTCGCCCTCGCCGGCTTCGCCCTGCCGCCGCTGGCCGCACTGGGCCGCGTACCACCGCTGCGGGTGCTGCGTCGCGACCTGCTGCCCATCGCCTCCAGCACCTGGATGGTCTACGGCGCGGCGCTGTTCGCCCTGGGCCTGATCATGTGGCGCCTGAGCCTCGACCTGGTGCTGACCTTCGCCTTGCTCGGCGGCGGTGTGATTGCCGCGCTGATCCTCGGCGGCCTGCTCCTGCTGTTGCTGCAAAGCCTGCGCAAGCTGCTGGCGCGTGCATCACTGCCGTGGCGCCTGGGGTTGGGCCAATTGCTGCGTCACCCGCTGGCGGCAGCCGGCCAATCCCTGGCGTTTGGCCTGATCCTGCTGTCGATGGGGCTGATCGCGCTGTTGCGTGGCGAGCTGCTCGACACCTGGCAAAACCAGCTGCCCAAGGACGCCCCCAACTATTTCGCGCTGAACATCCTGCCCGCCGACACCGACGCCTTCAGTGCTCGCCTGCTGGCCTTGCAGGCCCAATCGGCGCCGCTGTATCCGGTGGTCCCAGGGCGCCTGATCAGCATCAATGGCGAAGCGGTACAGGCGATTGTCAGCAAGGACTCCAGCGGTGACCGTGCCGTGCAGCGCGACCTGAGCCTGACCTGGGCCGCCGACCTGCCACCGGGGAACGTCCTGACATCCGGTGCCTGGTGGTCGTCGCAGCCAACGGACGAGATTCCCGGGGTATCGGTAGAGGCCAAGGTCGCTGAAAGCCTCAAGCTCAAGCTCAATGACCACCTGGTGTTCACCGTCGCCGGGGAAAACCGCGAGGCGCGCGTCACCAGCTTGCGGACCATCAATTGGGATAACTTCCAGCCCAACTTCTTCATGATCTTCCAGCCTGGCACCCTGAAGGACCTGCCTGCCACCTACCTGACCAGCTTCTACCTGGCACCCGGGCATGACCAACAGATCGTCGATCTGTCCCGGGCGTTCCCGGCGGTGACCATCCTGCAAGTCGAGGCCTTGCTGGAACAATTGCGCAGCATCCTCGCCCAGGTGACCTTGGCGGTGGAGTACGTGCTGTTGTTTGTGTTGGCCGCCGGGATGGCGGTGCTGTTCTCCGGTTTGCAGGCCACCCTGGATGAGCGAATCCGCCAGGGCGCCTTGCTGCGGGCACTGGGAGCAGAGCGCAAGCTGCTGATCAAGGCACGGCGTATCGAGTTCGGCTTGCTGGGCGCGGTCAGCGGGTTGCTGGCCGCACTGGGCACGGAGCTGGTGACACTGGTGCTGTACCGCTATGCCTTTGATCTGGCCTGGCACCCTCACCCATGGCTGTTGCTGCTGCCGGTGCTCGGGGCCGGGCTGATCGGCGCTGCCGGCGTGTTCGGCACACGCCGCGCACTGAACGCCAGTCCACTGACCGTGCTGCGCGAAGGCTGA
- a CDS encoding ABC transporter ATP-binding protein, translated as MGASILTARNLSKVVPSAEGELTILHELSLELNKGDSLAIVGSSGSGKSTLLGLLAGLDLPSSGEVTLAGQALSTLDEDQRARIRAEHVGFVFQSFQLLDSLNALENVMLPLELDGRKDARERARHLLERVGLGQRLTHSPRQLSGGEQQRVAIARAFAAEPDVLFADEPTGNLDSHTGERISDLLFELNKESGTTLVLVTHDERLAHRCRRLIRLEAGLMVAPLEP; from the coding sequence ATGGGCGCAAGCATTCTCACCGCGCGGAACCTTAGCAAAGTGGTTCCCAGCGCGGAAGGTGAACTGACTATCCTGCACGAACTGAGCCTGGAACTGAACAAGGGCGATAGCCTGGCTATCGTTGGCAGCTCCGGTTCCGGCAAATCCACCCTCCTCGGCCTGCTCGCCGGCCTCGACCTGCCCAGCAGTGGCGAAGTGACCCTCGCCGGCCAAGCCCTCAGTACGCTGGACGAAGACCAGCGCGCACGCATCCGTGCCGAACACGTGGGTTTTGTCTTCCAGTCATTCCAACTGCTCGACAGCCTCAACGCCCTGGAAAACGTCATGCTGCCGCTGGAGCTGGACGGCCGCAAAGACGCCCGCGAGCGCGCCCGGCACCTGCTCGAACGTGTCGGCCTGGGCCAACGCCTGACCCACTCGCCACGCCAGCTGTCCGGTGGCGAGCAGCAACGCGTGGCGATTGCCCGCGCCTTCGCCGCCGAACCGGACGTGCTGTTTGCCGATGAACCCACCGGCAACCTCGACAGCCACACCGGCGAGCGCATCAGCGACCTTCTGTTCGAACTCAATAAAGAGAGCGGCACGACCCTGGTACTGGTCACCCACGACGAGCGCCTGGCACACCGCTGCCGCCGCCTGATCCGCCTTGAAGCCGGCCTGATGGTCGCGCCCCTGGAGCCTTGA
- a CDS encoding arylesterase — protein MRMWFLSAGLALMCVAQGAAAGTVLIVGDSISAGFGLDTSKGWVALLEQRLKREGFDDKVVNASISGDTSAGGLARLPAALAEHKPELVIIELGGNDGLRGQPPAQLQQNLASMIDQSKAIGAKVLLLGMQLPPNYGPRYTNAFAEVYGSLAKDKAVPLVPFFLEGIGGHPELMQADGLHPAVGAQGKLLENVWPTLKPLL, from the coding sequence ATGCGAATGTGGTTTTTGAGTGCTGGCCTGGCCTTGATGTGCGTGGCCCAGGGCGCAGCGGCGGGTACAGTCCTGATCGTTGGCGATAGTATCAGTGCCGGTTTCGGCCTGGATACCAGCAAAGGATGGGTCGCGCTGCTGGAACAACGGCTCAAGCGCGAAGGTTTCGACGATAAAGTGGTCAATGCCTCCATCAGCGGCGACACCAGTGCCGGAGGCCTCGCGCGGCTGCCGGCGGCGCTTGCAGAGCATAAACCGGAACTGGTGATCATCGAGTTGGGCGGCAATGACGGCCTGCGTGGTCAGCCTCCGGCGCAATTGCAACAAAATCTTGCCTCGATGATTGACCAGTCCAAGGCCATTGGCGCCAAGGTGCTGTTGCTCGGCATGCAATTGCCGCCCAACTACGGCCCGCGCTACACCAACGCCTTTGCCGAAGTCTACGGCAGCCTGGCCAAGGACAAAGCCGTGCCGCTGGTGCCGTTTTTCCTGGAAGGTATCGGTGGCCACCCGGAGCTGATGCAGGCTGACGGGCTGCATCCCGCCGTCGGCGCCCAGGGCAAGTTGCTGGAAAATGTCTGGCCGACGCTAAAACCGCTGTTATGA
- a CDS encoding L,D-transpeptidase family protein: MLSRLSVVTCCLSLAALCAAGPAAALQLPLPPPGEDIVGQVQVIKAKYEDTFADLGTTYDLGYSEMVAANPGVDAWLPGAGTEIVLPTRFILPPGPREGIVINLAEYRLYYYPKGQNVVYTFPLGIGREGWGSPIAHTSIIAKTPNPTWTPPASIKAEHAANGDPLPNVVPAGPNNPLGPFKFTLGTPGYLIHGSNMKFGIGTRTSHGCFRMFNNNVLEMAGMVPVGTSVRIINDAYKFGSSGGKVFLEAHTPLNDDGTPSVVDKHTAVINALLKREDLANNLRVNWDQVRDVVAAEDGLPTEIGVPGGAPIAASAPIDLQQ; this comes from the coding sequence ATGTTGTCGCGCCTCTCCGTCGTCACCTGCTGCCTGTCTCTCGCCGCCCTGTGCGCGGCCGGCCCTGCGGCAGCGCTGCAGTTACCGTTGCCACCACCGGGTGAAGACATCGTGGGGCAGGTCCAGGTGATCAAGGCCAAGTACGAAGATACCTTCGCCGACCTGGGCACCACCTACGACCTGGGTTATTCGGAGATGGTCGCGGCCAACCCGGGTGTGGATGCGTGGCTGCCGGGTGCCGGCACCGAGATCGTGTTGCCGACGCGCTTCATCCTGCCGCCCGGTCCGCGCGAAGGCATCGTGATCAACCTGGCGGAATACCGGCTCTACTACTATCCCAAGGGGCAGAACGTCGTCTACACCTTCCCGTTGGGGATTGGTCGTGAGGGCTGGGGTTCGCCCATCGCCCATACCAGCATCATCGCGAAGACGCCGAACCCGACCTGGACCCCGCCTGCATCGATCAAGGCCGAGCACGCCGCCAATGGCGATCCGTTGCCCAACGTAGTGCCTGCCGGTCCGAACAACCCGCTGGGGCCATTCAAGTTCACCCTGGGCACGCCGGGTTACCTGATCCACGGCTCCAACATGAAATTTGGTATTGGCACGCGGACCAGCCACGGCTGCTTCCGCATGTTCAACAACAACGTGCTGGAAATGGCCGGCATGGTGCCGGTGGGTACGTCGGTGCGCATCATCAACGATGCCTACAAGTTCGGCAGCAGCGGCGGCAAGGTTTTTCTGGAAGCGCACACGCCGTTGAATGATGACGGCACGCCGTCGGTGGTCGATAAGCACACGGCGGTGATCAACGCCTTGCTCAAGCGTGAAGACCTGGCCAATAACCTGCGGGTGAACTGGGATCAGGTGCGTGATGTGGTCGCCGCGGAAGATGGCTTGCCGACTGAAATTGGTGTGCCCGGTGGCGCGCCGATTGCCGCCAGCGCGCCGATCGACTTGCAGCAGTAA
- the oprI gene encoding outer membrane lipoprotei OprI: MNNVLKFSALALAAVLATGCSSVSKETEARLTATEDAAARSQARADEAYRKADEALAAAQKAQQTADEANERALRMLEKASRK, translated from the coding sequence ATGAACAACGTTCTGAAATTCTCTGCTCTGGCTCTGGCCGCAGTTCTGGCTACCGGTTGCAGCAGCGTCTCCAAAGAAACCGAAGCTCGTCTGACTGCAACTGAAGACGCAGCAGCTCGCTCCCAGGCTCGTGCAGACGAAGCCTACCGTAAAGCTGATGAAGCTCTGGCTGCTGCTCAAAAAGCACAACAGACTGCTGACGAAGCTAACGAGCGCGCTCTGCGCATGCTTGAAAAAGCTAGCCGCAAGTAA
- a CDS encoding GNAT family N-acetyltransferase: protein MSEALSIHHDQAGHQFETNVDGHRAYLTYMDLGKQTLDIYRTFVPNALRGRGIAAALTEEALKFAEESGYTVIPSCSYVERYMERHQRHAAKL from the coding sequence ATGAGCGAGGCGTTGTCCATCCACCATGACCAGGCTGGTCATCAGTTCGAGACCAATGTGGACGGTCATCGTGCCTACCTGACCTACATGGACCTCGGGAAGCAGACCCTGGACATCTATCGGACCTTCGTGCCCAACGCACTGCGCGGCCGGGGTATTGCAGCGGCGCTGACCGAGGAAGCCCTGAAGTTTGCCGAAGAGTCCGGCTACACGGTGATCCCGTCCTGCTCCTATGTCGAACGCTACATGGAGCGCCACCAGCGCCATGCGGCGAAGCTGTAA
- a CDS encoding 3-deoxy-7-phosphoheptulonate synthase, with amino-acid sequence MADLPINDLNVESNETLITPDQLKREIPLSDAALQTVTKGREVIREILDGTDHRLFVVIGPCSIHDLKAAHEYAERLKVLAAEVSDTLYLVMRVYFEKPRTTVGWKGLINDPYLDDSFKIQDGLHIGRQLLLDLAEMGLPTATEALDPISPQYLQDLISWSAIGARTTESQTHREMASGLSSAVGFKNGTDGGLTVAINALQSVSSPHRFLGINQEGGVSIVTTKGNAYGHVVLRGGNGKPNYDSVSVALCEQALNKAKIKPNIMVDCSHANSNKDPALQPLVMENVANQILEGNQSIIGLMVESHLNWGCQAIPKDLADLQYGVSITDACIDWAATENTLRSMHAKLKDVLPKRKRT; translated from the coding sequence ATGGCTGATTTACCGATCAATGACCTAAACGTCGAATCCAACGAGACCCTGATCACGCCCGATCAGCTCAAGCGCGAAATCCCCCTGAGCGACGCTGCCCTGCAGACCGTCACCAAGGGTCGCGAAGTCATCCGTGAGATTCTCGACGGCACCGACCATCGCCTCTTCGTCGTCATCGGGCCTTGCTCGATCCACGACCTCAAGGCAGCCCACGAGTACGCCGAGCGCCTCAAGGTGCTGGCGGCGGAGGTGTCCGACACCCTGTACCTGGTGATGCGCGTCTACTTCGAGAAACCGCGTACCACCGTCGGCTGGAAAGGCTTGATCAACGACCCGTACCTGGACGACTCGTTCAAGATCCAGGACGGCTTGCACATCGGCCGTCAGCTGCTGCTGGACCTGGCTGAAATGGGCCTGCCCACCGCCACCGAAGCCCTGGACCCGATCTCCCCGCAGTACCTGCAGGACCTGATCAGCTGGTCGGCCATTGGCGCACGCACCACCGAATCCCAGACCCACCGCGAGATGGCGTCCGGCCTATCGTCGGCCGTGGGCTTCAAGAACGGCACCGACGGCGGCCTGACCGTGGCGATCAACGCGCTGCAATCGGTTTCCAGCCCGCACCGTTTCCTGGGGATCAACCAGGAAGGTGGCGTGTCCATCGTCACCACCAAAGGCAACGCCTACGGTCACGTGGTCCTGCGTGGCGGCAACGGCAAGCCCAACTATGACTCGGTCAGCGTTGCCCTGTGCGAACAGGCGCTGAACAAGGCCAAGATCAAGCCGAACATCATGGTCGATTGCAGCCACGCCAACTCCAACAAGGACCCGGCGCTGCAGCCGCTGGTGATGGAAAACGTCGCCAACCAGATCCTGGAAGGCAACCAGTCGATCATCGGCCTGATGGTCGAGAGCCACTTGAACTGGGGTTGCCAGGCCATTCCAAAAGACCTGGCCGACTTGCAGTACGGCGTGTCGATCACCGATGCCTGCATCGACTGGGCGGCCACCGAAAACACCCTGCGCAGCATGCATGCCAAGCTCAAGGACGTGTTGCCGAAACGCAAACGCACCTGA
- a CDS encoding PilZ domain-containing protein has translation MGRFLPHPDDVAVELTQRPSPAIPRQRLLTIGLGGIACQWPRAWRQGTAVDLHIPSLGPSARYPGYVAWCRKVADGYRIGIAFTDEHALFGARMGEQACRIERYCRQHEDAEPTPEQFEALAREWVSRHAVEFSHEAFAAPALD, from the coding sequence ATGGGTCGTTTTTTACCTCACCCTGATGATGTCGCTGTCGAGTTAACACAACGTCCCTCCCCCGCCATTCCCCGTCAACGCCTGCTCACGATCGGCCTGGGCGGCATCGCCTGCCAGTGGCCGCGCGCCTGGCGCCAGGGTACGGCGGTTGACCTGCACATTCCCTCCCTGGGGCCCAGCGCGCGTTATCCGGGCTACGTGGCATGGTGCCGCAAGGTCGCGGACGGCTATCGCATCGGCATCGCGTTTACCGATGAGCATGCCCTGTTCGGTGCGCGGATGGGTGAGCAAGCATGCCGGATAGAGCGCTATTGCCGCCAGCACGAAGACGCCGAACCGACGCCCGAACAATTCGAAGCCCTGGCGCGCGAGTGGGTGTCGCGCCATGCCGTCGAGTTCTCCCATGAGGCCTTTGCGGCGCCAGCACTGGATTAA
- a CDS encoding thioredoxin gives MYTDSEHRPVDGGSSSIVKELELTDLDIDQQLLGLPGLSLLVFTSVGCSSCRWARQQLPGWSLPVDRVCWVDAGHNGGAVERYQIFHLPALFLVCEGQFLGQLQTRLTAADLADSINQALTRLPEDLP, from the coding sequence ATGTACACGGACTCCGAGCACCGTCCTGTTGACGGCGGCAGCAGCAGTATAGTGAAGGAACTGGAATTGACCGACCTGGATATTGACCAGCAATTGCTGGGATTGCCAGGCCTTTCTCTGCTGGTCTTCACCAGCGTAGGCTGTTCCAGTTGCCGTTGGGCACGCCAGCAGTTACCCGGTTGGTCATTGCCGGTGGACCGTGTGTGCTGGGTGGACGCCGGCCACAACGGTGGCGCGGTTGAACGCTACCAGATCTTTCATTTGCCGGCGTTGTTCCTGGTGTGCGAGGGTCAGTTTCTTGGGCAATTGCAGACGCGCCTTACAGCAGCTGACCTTGCCGACAGCATTAATCAAGCCCTTACTCGCCTTCCAGAGGATCTGCCATGA
- a CDS encoding putative 2-dehydropantoate 2-reductase translates to MTAPSPRIGIIGTGAIGGFYGVMLARAGFDVHFLLRSEYAAVSKHGLHINSSVHGPMHLHPVQAYANAADMPPCDWLLVGTKSTGNVDLAPTIAQVAAPDAKVVLLQNGLDVEDSLREHLPASLHLLGGLCYIGVHRSGPGVVEHQALGRVNLGYHSGTAANDEAQQQAIVEAGAALFHQAGIESQAMANVHQARWHKLVWNVPYNGLSVLLGTGTTAMMADESSRELIQALMAEVVAGAHACGHEIPASYAEQMFAMTETMDDYLPSMYHDHVHKRPLELAAIYARPLAAAKAAGCELPRMQALYQALSFIDRHNR, encoded by the coding sequence ATGACCGCACCATCGCCACGCATTGGCATCATCGGCACCGGCGCCATCGGTGGTTTCTACGGCGTGATGCTGGCGCGTGCCGGCTTCGACGTACACTTCCTGCTGCGCAGCGAGTATGCGGCGGTCAGCAAGCATGGCCTGCATATCAATAGCAGCGTGCATGGCCCTATGCATCTGCACCCGGTGCAGGCCTATGCCAATGCTGCCGACATGCCGCCGTGTGATTGGTTGCTGGTGGGTACCAAGTCCACCGGCAATGTGGACCTGGCCCCGACCATCGCCCAGGTCGCGGCGCCGGACGCCAAGGTGGTGCTCCTGCAAAACGGCCTGGATGTCGAGGACAGCCTGCGCGAACACCTGCCGGCCTCGCTGCATCTGCTTGGCGGCTTGTGCTACATCGGCGTGCACCGCTCCGGGCCTGGCGTAGTCGAGCATCAGGCCCTGGGCCGGGTCAACCTGGGTTATCACAGCGGCACGGCGGCCAATGACGAAGCGCAGCAGCAGGCGATTGTCGAAGCCGGCGCGGCGTTGTTCCACCAGGCGGGCATCGAGTCCCAGGCCATGGCCAATGTGCATCAGGCGCGCTGGCACAAGCTGGTGTGGAACGTGCCGTACAACGGCCTTTCCGTGTTGTTGGGCACGGGGACGACGGCGATGATGGCCGATGAGTCCAGCCGCGAACTGATCCAGGCGCTGATGGCCGAAGTCGTGGCGGGCGCCCACGCCTGTGGCCATGAGATTCCCGCGAGCTACGCCGAGCAGATGTTTGCCATGACCGAAACCATGGACGATTACCTGCCGAGCATGTACCACGACCATGTCCACAAGCGCCCGCTGGAACTGGCCGCCATCTACGCGCGGCCATTAGCCGCTGCCAAGGCTGCCGGTTGCGAGCTGCCGCGGATGCAGGCGCTGTATCAGGCGTTGAGTTTTATTGATCGGCATAACCGCTGA